One segment of Paenibacillus sp. FSL R7-0337 DNA contains the following:
- a CDS encoding GNAT family N-acetyltransferase produces the protein MSNRVIQQFEEKDMAALGVMYGQVSAQEDVLFWWVGDADNWENVFCAFEGEQMVAKGQLQLFNVVPPGRAAESKHKIFVNLKTLPGREKDLELLDSVYALLLERVQVLKRTLPPEYGTLLCTGNYAAEESYHAYFAEHLGYLPHSRLYTLQRDLREPIDAVELEEGLELTNSAMESPGQRAAYLELEAEIWPETPLGMERLLEYQEHPLWASMVVRDAGRVAGSLMVWQEEELGIIEDVFVCKPWRRRGIAKALLNRALMYLQEKGLEQAQLVALTTNDSALSLYHSVGFQTGRQEIRYSKELC, from the coding sequence TTGAGCAATAGAGTGATCCAGCAGTTTGAAGAGAAGGATATGGCGGCGCTTGGCGTGATGTACGGGCAGGTGTCGGCGCAGGAGGATGTACTGTTCTGGTGGGTGGGGGATGCGGATAATTGGGAGAATGTCTTCTGTGCTTTTGAAGGGGAGCAGATGGTGGCCAAAGGCCAGCTGCAGCTCTTTAATGTGGTGCCTCCGGGACGCGCAGCGGAGAGTAAACACAAGATTTTCGTGAATCTGAAGACGTTGCCCGGACGGGAAAAGGATCTGGAGCTGCTTGACAGCGTCTACGCCCTTCTGCTGGAACGGGTACAGGTGCTGAAGCGTACGCTGCCCCCGGAATATGGGACCCTCCTGTGCACAGGCAATTATGCGGCGGAAGAGAGTTACCATGCTTATTTCGCAGAGCATCTCGGTTACCTGCCGCATAGCCGCTTGTATACGCTCCAGCGCGATCTTCGTGAACCCATCGACGCGGTGGAACTGGAGGAAGGTCTTGAATTAACTAATTCGGCTATGGAATCACCAGGGCAGCGGGCGGCTTATCTGGAGCTGGAAGCGGAGATCTGGCCGGAGACCCCGCTTGGAATGGAGCGTCTGCTGGAATATCAGGAGCATCCGCTCTGGGCATCGATGGTTGTGCGGGATGCAGGCCGGGTGGCGGGCAGTCTGATGGTCTGGCAGGAAGAGGAGCTTGGCATCATTGAGGATGTATTTGTCTGTAAGCCCTGGAGAAGAAGAGGCATTGCCAAGGCGCTGCTGAATCGTGCGTTAATGTATCTTCAGGAGAAGGGTCTGGAGCAGGCGCAGCTGGTCGCATTGACCACGAATGATTCCGCACTGTCCCTGTACCATTCAGTAGGTTTCCAGACTGGGCGTCAGGAGATTAGATACTCCAAGGAGCTGTGCTAA
- a CDS encoding winged helix-turn-helix domain-containing protein yields the protein MHFKELEALVDIVKEGLRLDGVVISTPDFNPGFIHTVQYLQQMLTLRIFFIVEEISAHGTPVPFPSNHMYISSFERYGFQEELFSRLRCWFDEGLGLPTHHTRQIKDIALHLHSKSLKVGEFVIELTCKEFELLDLLLECQGQYIPTEQILHHLWDRYTSPEIVRQYVYKLRHKIEIISGRSDIILFRRGIGYSVNPLI from the coding sequence TTGCATTTCAAGGAGCTTGAGGCGCTCGTCGATATTGTGAAGGAGGGCCTCCGGCTCGATGGTGTGGTGATCAGCACCCCTGACTTCAACCCGGGCTTCATTCACACGGTGCAGTACCTGCAGCAGATGCTTACGCTGAGAATATTCTTCATTGTAGAGGAGATCAGCGCGCACGGTACCCCTGTCCCCTTTCCTTCCAATCATATGTATATCAGCAGCTTCGAGCGTTACGGCTTCCAAGAGGAATTGTTCAGCCGGTTGCGCTGCTGGTTCGACGAAGGACTGGGCCTCCCCACACACCACACCAGACAAATCAAGGATATCGCCCTTCATCTGCACTCCAAATCCCTGAAGGTCGGAGAATTCGTCATTGAGCTTACCTGTAAAGAGTTCGAACTCCTGGATCTGCTGCTGGAATGCCAAGGCCAATACATTCCCACCGAGCAGATTCTGCACCATCTGTGGGATAGGTATACATCCCCTGAGATTGTGAGGCAGTACGTATACAAGCTGAGGCACAAAATTGAGATCATCTCCGGACGAAGCGACATCATCCTGTTTCGCCGGGGGATCGGATATTCGGTGAACCCATTGATCTGA
- a CDS encoding ABC transporter permease subunit has product MVLPAVIYIAIFCYGPMYGIQLAFREFDFSKGLTGGEWAGLKYFEQYFNSPMFWPTLRNTFIIAFFSILLGFPMPILLALVVNSIRSNRRKRILQTTVYMPYFISTVVLVALLQIMLSPTTGLIDGFLKALHLIPADTNLIGDPGAFVPVYVISAIWQACGWNSIIFIAALSSVDAQQYDAARIDGANRWQTVWHVEIPAILPTIIILLIMNMGSILSVGFEKTFLMQNSLNKPVSEVISTYVFNVGVKSNQFSFGSAVGLFNTLINFTFLMLANALAKKTSKISLM; this is encoded by the coding sequence ATGGTGCTTCCTGCGGTCATTTATATCGCCATTTTCTGCTATGGTCCGATGTATGGCATCCAGCTTGCTTTTCGTGAATTTGATTTCAGCAAAGGACTGACGGGCGGGGAATGGGCCGGGCTCAAATATTTCGAGCAGTATTTCAACAGCCCGATGTTCTGGCCTACGCTGAGAAATACGTTTATTATTGCTTTTTTCTCCATCCTGCTGGGCTTCCCGATGCCGATCCTACTGGCGCTGGTGGTCAACTCGATCCGCAGCAACAGACGCAAGCGAATCCTGCAGACTACGGTGTACATGCCTTACTTCATTTCCACCGTTGTTCTGGTTGCGCTGCTGCAGATTATGCTGTCGCCTACCACCGGGCTGATCGACGGCTTCCTGAAGGCGCTGCACCTGATCCCTGCGGATACGAATCTCATTGGTGACCCCGGCGCCTTCGTCCCGGTGTATGTCATCTCTGCCATCTGGCAGGCCTGCGGCTGGAACAGCATTATCTTCATCGCCGCCCTGTCCTCGGTGGATGCGCAGCAGTATGACGCCGCCCGGATTGACGGGGCTAACCGCTGGCAGACGGTATGGCATGTCGAGATTCCGGCGATCCTGCCGACCATTATTATTTTATTGATTATGAATATGGGCAGCATACTCAGTGTAGGCTTCGAGAAGACTTTTCTGATGCAAAATAGTCTCAACAAGCCCGTCTCGGAGGTCATCTCCACGTATGTCTTCAATGTGGGCGTGAAATCCAACCAGTTCAGCTTCGGTTCAGCGGTCGGACTATTCAATACCCTGATCAACTTCACGTTCCTGATGCTGGCGAATGCACTGGCCAAAAAAACTTCAAAAATCAGTCTAATGTAA
- a CDS encoding AraC family transcriptional regulator, translating into MKKSLELLDSIGEPVSQDMKEKLIHGSRQFRMSVHVTKVPSMNNLVLYSHWHEELELLFMIKGTAKFHVGQEKLVVQSGEAVFIQPNMLHSAIRVDQEEIIFCAVLVHFNFLSSLERDKIQQQFVSPLFLDNRRYPLLIGRELEEKLRLIPLLEEVRDLYQQESHGYEMLIKARLFEVLYRLEKCAAEHPRAGLPGQSRGGNSSMLAKKTLAYVQQNYSKRITLSDMAQQVNMSPSYFCRFMKKQFDLSPMDFLNEYRISEAVSLLETTDKKIMEISGMTGFSNVNRFTEMFKKTYGCRPMDYRNRLRQSK; encoded by the coding sequence GTGAAAAAAAGTCTTGAACTGCTCGATTCCATCGGCGAACCTGTATCTCAAGATATGAAGGAAAAGCTAATTCATGGCAGCAGACAATTCCGCATGAGCGTGCATGTAACCAAGGTACCCTCCATGAATAATCTGGTGCTGTATTCCCACTGGCATGAAGAGCTGGAGCTGCTGTTCATGATTAAAGGCACGGCCAAATTCCATGTGGGACAGGAGAAGCTGGTCGTTCAGAGCGGAGAGGCGGTCTTCATTCAGCCCAATATGCTGCATTCGGCGATCCGTGTGGATCAGGAGGAGATCATTTTCTGCGCCGTGCTGGTGCACTTCAATTTCCTCTCCAGCCTGGAGAGAGACAAGATTCAGCAGCAGTTTGTATCCCCGCTTTTCCTCGACAACCGGCGTTATCCGCTGCTGATCGGGCGGGAGCTGGAGGAGAAGCTGCGGCTTATCCCACTGTTGGAGGAGGTGCGGGATCTCTATCAGCAGGAGTCGCACGGCTATGAGATGCTGATTAAGGCCAGGCTGTTCGAGGTACTGTACCGGCTGGAAAAGTGTGCGGCTGAGCATCCGCGGGCAGGACTGCCCGGGCAGTCCCGGGGCGGCAACAGCTCGATGCTGGCCAAAAAAACGCTGGCCTACGTCCAGCAGAACTACAGCAAGCGGATAACGCTCTCGGATATGGCCCAGCAGGTCAATATGAGCCCGTCGTACTTTTGCCGCTTCATGAAGAAGCAGTTCGACCTGTCCCCGATGGATTTCCTGAACGAATACCGGATCTCGGAGGCAGTCAGCCTGCTGGAGACCACGGATAAGAAGATCATGGAGATCTCCGGCATGACCGGCTTCAGCAATGTGAACCGGTTCACGGAGATGTTCAAGAAAACCTACGGCTGCCGCCCGATGGATTACCGGAATAGGCTGCGGCAGAGTAAGTAG
- a CDS encoding ABC transporter substrate-binding protein encodes MRKKSILALVLAGCLAGLSLTGCSSKVNSSDVGNDSSNTPEGKTKLKAIIVKHSLTKDVTQMKWLAEIEEKANVEIEWQQISADWDQKKSALFASGEIPDLLFNATSNSDFVQFNGLFEDLGPLIEKDAPNIQKMFSEHPELKTLATQIDGKLYGTPRYKGIWPGSTASMFINKTWLDNLGLQVPTNWDELETVLLAFRDGDPNQNGDKTDEIPMDFNPIGWDFTPKLLLGSLGLPLSNGASDGYFTEGAQVKNFYVDERFKTLMQFLQKLYSQNLISKEVVTQDYSKYQSVARGNGATAKVGFTWGWETGDRFGNELKDQYVTLPQLKQHADSRDELYWSNDYYYQNYGSNAVSVSARSKNKEAAMRFIDGFYEPVVSLQVLFGGMNDTDKGIKDNGDGTYAILPPADASLDPGSWKWTNSFADNGPMYIADALKDKVTLGSDMQNVLKEKAVYDELLNKADEKSNVYPQNFMKYSTEDTNTLAMNQANVNNITDQKWATWLTTKVDIEKEWAAYVASVNSSGLEQNLQIRQKAYDEYLSTLK; translated from the coding sequence ATGAGAAAAAAGAGTATTCTTGCTTTGGTGCTGGCAGGCTGTCTGGCAGGGCTATCACTCACAGGCTGCAGCAGTAAGGTGAACAGCTCGGATGTGGGGAACGACAGCAGCAATACGCCGGAGGGGAAGACGAAGCTGAAGGCGATTATCGTGAAGCATTCATTAACCAAAGATGTCACGCAAATGAAATGGCTCGCTGAAATAGAGGAGAAGGCGAATGTCGAAATTGAATGGCAGCAAATCTCTGCGGACTGGGATCAGAAGAAAAGTGCCCTGTTTGCCAGCGGTGAAATTCCGGATTTGCTGTTCAATGCGACCTCGAACTCTGATTTTGTGCAATTCAACGGGTTGTTCGAGGATCTGGGCCCGCTGATTGAGAAGGACGCGCCTAATATTCAAAAAATGTTCAGCGAGCACCCGGAATTGAAAACGCTTGCTACTCAAATTGACGGGAAGCTCTACGGCACTCCGCGTTATAAGGGCATCTGGCCTGGCTCCACCGCCTCGATGTTCATTAACAAAACCTGGCTCGACAATCTCGGCCTTCAGGTGCCTACGAACTGGGATGAGCTAGAGACGGTGCTGCTTGCCTTCCGCGATGGCGACCCGAATCAGAACGGGGACAAGACGGATGAGATTCCGATGGATTTCAACCCGATTGGCTGGGACTTCACGCCGAAGCTGCTGCTGGGCAGTCTGGGGCTGCCTCTGTCCAACGGGGCGAGCGACGGCTATTTTACAGAAGGGGCGCAGGTTAAGAATTTCTATGTAGATGAACGGTTCAAGACGCTCATGCAATTCCTGCAGAAGCTGTACAGCCAGAATCTGATCAGCAAGGAAGTGGTCACGCAGGATTACTCCAAATACCAGTCCGTTGCCCGCGGGAATGGAGCTACGGCCAAGGTCGGATTCACCTGGGGCTGGGAGACAGGAGACCGCTTCGGCAACGAGCTGAAGGATCAATATGTTACCCTGCCGCAGCTGAAGCAGCATGCAGATTCTAGGGATGAGCTGTACTGGAGCAATGACTACTACTACCAGAATTACGGCTCCAATGCGGTGTCGGTCAGTGCCCGCTCCAAGAACAAGGAAGCTGCGATGCGGTTCATTGATGGTTTTTATGAGCCGGTTGTCAGCTTGCAGGTTCTGTTCGGCGGGATGAATGACACGGATAAGGGAATCAAGGATAACGGGGATGGCACGTATGCGATTCTTCCTCCGGCAGATGCATCCCTCGACCCCGGCTCATGGAAATGGACGAATTCGTTCGCGGACAACGGTCCGATGTACATTGCCGATGCGCTGAAGGACAAGGTGACGCTTGGGTCGGATATGCAGAATGTGCTGAAGGAGAAGGCTGTCTATGATGAGCTGCTGAACAAGGCAGACGAGAAGAGTAATGTCTATCCGCAGAACTTCATGAAATACAGCACAGAGGACACTAACACCCTGGCAATGAATCAGGCGAACGTCAATAATATCACGGATCAAAAGTGGGCCACCTGGCTGACCACCAAGGTAGACATTGAGAAGGAGTGGGCTGCCTATGTCGCCTCCGTTAATAGCTCCGGTCTTGAGCAGAACCTGCAAATCCGCCAAAAGGCGTATGACGAATACCTCTCGACCTTGAAATAG
- a CDS encoding aldo/keto reductase yields MEHFVLNNGVQMPKVGLGVYNIKDNNEDALVWALQNGYRHLDTAAAYRNEELIARAVQKSGVPRSELFITTKVWSTDLGRKTRKAFEASLQKLQTDYVDLYLIHWPAKHYLESWHILESLYKEGKIRAIGVSNFEPEHLDKVMKQGTIVPAVNQIQTNPLLQQGSLHDYMRGHGIRHVAWSPFGHGNSEMLTHPVLTEMAERYDKTAAQVILRWNLERGIAVIPKSVTPARLKQNLELFDFSLSDEEMKRIAALDQNKRGFTDPQNKFYLWSTRFIPLS; encoded by the coding sequence ATGGAACACTTCGTTTTGAATAACGGAGTCCAGATGCCGAAGGTGGGTCTGGGTGTGTACAATATCAAAGACAATAATGAAGACGCTCTAGTATGGGCGCTCCAGAACGGGTACCGGCATCTGGATACGGCGGCAGCTTACCGCAACGAGGAGCTGATAGCCAGGGCTGTTCAGAAATCGGGTGTACCTCGAAGCGAGCTCTTTATTACGACCAAAGTATGGAGCACGGACCTGGGGCGAAAGACCCGGAAAGCCTTTGAAGCCAGTCTTCAAAAACTCCAAACGGATTATGTTGACCTCTACCTGATCCACTGGCCGGCTAAGCACTATCTGGAAAGCTGGCATATCCTGGAGTCTTTATACAAAGAGGGCAAGATCCGGGCGATCGGGGTGTCCAATTTTGAGCCGGAGCATCTGGACAAGGTCATGAAGCAGGGGACGATTGTCCCCGCAGTAAATCAAATTCAGACGAATCCGCTGCTCCAGCAAGGGTCGCTTCATGACTATATGAGGGGGCACGGTATCCGGCATGTCGCATGGAGCCCTTTTGGACACGGTAACTCGGAGATGCTTACCCATCCTGTGCTCACCGAAATGGCAGAGAGGTATGATAAAACAGCGGCGCAAGTCATCCTGCGATGGAACCTTGAGCGTGGTATCGCTGTCATACCGAAGTCGGTTACTCCTGCAAGGCTGAAACAAAATCTGGAGCTGTTTGATTTCTCCCTGTCCGATGAAGAGATGAAGAGAATCGCAGCCCTGGACCAGAATAAAAGAGGATTTACCGATCCGCAAAATAAATTTTACCTGTGGTCCACCCGGTTTATCCCGTTGTCCTAA
- a CDS encoding S-layer homology domain-containing protein, which produces MKPTNLTKHAKKMSIACGILAASLSFGASAFAFTDLKGNSAETKINSLHSAGVINGITNDLFAPNAKVTNAQAVQFLVKGLALAPKAGTDSSTKASQLFDNVKDNTWYASSFALAKQSGLTLAKDINPNAPMTRAEFAHLLTQALQSKGNFPVTKMFFMIEDGDKLTPEVNYSLQVLLNTKVLTLDNGKFRPSDAITRAEAAVMIHDAAEFADRVITPNNPGNEPSEPEPVPANNYVSDVVLDKAAEGVNKATITVDNLPNPGYGLTVERIEFTSATKAVIYFKVTLPDPDKMYPQVITKGSVSTYLPAGYTATAEPVMDSRWLEPSAPAK; this is translated from the coding sequence ATGAAACCAACTAATCTAACGAAGCACGCAAAAAAAATGAGCATCGCGTGCGGAATCCTGGCTGCCAGTTTATCCTTCGGAGCGTCCGCATTTGCCTTCACGGACCTCAAGGGAAATTCAGCCGAAACCAAGATCAATTCACTGCATAGCGCAGGCGTAATTAACGGAATTACAAACGACCTGTTTGCCCCCAATGCCAAAGTGACGAATGCGCAAGCCGTACAGTTCCTTGTAAAAGGATTGGCGCTTGCACCGAAAGCCGGTACTGACAGCAGTACTAAGGCCAGCCAGCTCTTCGACAATGTAAAAGATAATACCTGGTACGCCTCCTCCTTCGCCCTTGCGAAGCAGAGCGGCCTGACACTGGCAAAGGATATCAACCCGAATGCACCGATGACCCGTGCAGAATTCGCCCATCTGTTGACCCAAGCCTTGCAGAGCAAGGGCAATTTCCCGGTGACCAAGATGTTCTTCATGATCGAGGATGGCGATAAGCTTACTCCAGAGGTGAATTACAGCCTGCAGGTGCTGCTGAACACGAAGGTGCTCACACTGGATAACGGAAAATTCCGTCCGTCCGATGCGATTACCCGTGCTGAAGCCGCTGTCATGATCCATGATGCCGCTGAATTCGCCGACCGGGTGATTACGCCGAACAATCCGGGCAATGAGCCTTCTGAGCCGGAGCCGGTTCCGGCTAACAATTACGTCTCCGATGTAGTCCTGGACAAAGCCGCGGAAGGCGTCAACAAAGCCACCATCACCGTTGACAATCTGCCTAACCCCGGTTACGGCCTGACAGTAGAGCGTATCGAATTCACCAGCGCCACCAAAGCCGTAATCTACTTCAAGGTAACCCTGCCTGACCCGGATAAAATGTATCCGCAAGTGATCACCAAAGGCTCGGTATCCACGTACCTGCCCGCAGGTTACACTGCGACGGCTGAGCCTGTAATGGATTCACGCTGGCTTGAGCCATCGGCTCCAGCGAAGTAA
- a CDS encoding protease complex subunit PrcB family protein: MKNTLPRLRTAIIPLACCILAATIAIGAQASAFSDLKGHAAVKEVIMMDKNIAAPSGTYDAAVTLDKAAAGVNKATVTVSNLPNPGYGLVIERIEFSADKTAVIYFKVTSPKPGSMNPQVISAGTAVTYLPEGYTAVAQATPGSATSAASRVTK; encoded by the coding sequence ATGAAGAATACATTACCCCGGCTGCGCACGGCCATAATCCCGCTGGCCTGCTGCATTCTGGCGGCAACCATAGCTATCGGAGCACAGGCTTCCGCTTTCTCAGATCTGAAGGGCCATGCGGCCGTGAAGGAAGTGATTATGATGGATAAGAACATTGCTGCCCCGTCCGGCACATACGATGCAGCCGTTACACTGGACAAAGCAGCCGCTGGTGTCAACAAAGCTACGGTGACCGTATCCAATCTGCCGAATCCGGGATATGGCCTGGTCATTGAGCGGATTGAATTCAGCGCTGACAAAACTGCCGTGATCTACTTCAAGGTAACCTCACCGAAGCCCGGGTCTATGAACCCGCAGGTCATCTCGGCAGGTACCGCCGTCACCTATCTGCCGGAAGGCTATACCGCAGTAGCCCAAGCTACACCAGGCTCGGCAACCTCGGCTGCTTCCAGAGTCACAAAGTAA
- a CDS encoding Tex family protein, which translates to MSVDTNQAVKAAEDAAARQEQELILAAIAKELSISLKQVRTTVGLLDEGNTIPFIARYRKEMTGELDENVLRDVEERLGYLRNLGDRKKDVIRSIEEQGKLTPELQASIMKAVKLQEVEDLYRPFKQKRKTRASVAKERGLEPLADWVMEQRRQGVPLEEAAKYIDADRGVESAELALQGGMDIIAENIADDPDIRSWVRQYTASQGILVSEAKDAQQESVYENYYAYREPVHRMPPHRILAINRGERENILKVGIEVVPDKIHAFIIRKLVKGPSPVKELLEAVTEDAYKRLIAPSVEREVRGEMTEKGETQAISIFSGNLRSLLLQPPVKGRHVLGVDPAYRTGCKLAVVDDTGKLLEVAVTYPTPPNNKKREAAAKFKELIAKYGIQLIVIGNGTGSRETEQFTAEVIAEVGDPDLAYLIVNEAGASVYSASKLAQEEFPDLDVAERSAASIARRVQDPLAELVKIDPKAIGVGQYQHDVSQKHLEESLRGVVESAVNHVGVDVNTASASLLSYVAGVNTTIAKNIVKFREENGKFTTRKALQKVPRLGAKSYEQCIGFLRIPGGDNTLDRTPIHPESYAVVDKLFRELGLDVKQLGSKEVAEQLSAQDAEELAVKLAVGVPTLRDILESLQRPGRDPREELPLPIFRKDVLKMEDLLPGMEMQGTVRNVIDFGAFVDIGIKNDGLVHISQLSGSYVKHPMDVVSVGDNVTVWVLGVDVKKGRVSLTMRQPREAAGSGE; encoded by the coding sequence TTGAGCGTTGATACGAATCAGGCGGTGAAGGCGGCGGAAGATGCCGCTGCCCGTCAGGAGCAGGAACTGATACTTGCAGCTATCGCGAAGGAGCTGAGCATCAGTCTGAAGCAGGTAAGAACGACGGTGGGGCTGCTAGACGAGGGCAACACCATTCCGTTCATCGCCAGATACCGCAAGGAAATGACCGGGGAGCTGGACGAGAATGTCCTCCGCGATGTCGAAGAACGGCTCGGATATCTGCGTAACCTCGGTGACCGCAAGAAGGATGTGATCCGCAGCATCGAGGAGCAGGGCAAGCTAACTCCTGAGCTGCAGGCGAGTATCATGAAGGCTGTGAAGCTGCAGGAAGTGGAGGATCTGTACCGTCCGTTCAAGCAGAAGCGCAAGACACGGGCCAGTGTCGCCAAGGAACGGGGACTTGAACCGCTGGCGGATTGGGTGATGGAGCAGAGACGCCAAGGGGTTCCGCTGGAAGAGGCTGCGAAGTATATCGATGCGGACCGGGGTGTGGAGAGCGCCGAGCTGGCGCTGCAAGGGGGGATGGATATCATTGCCGAGAATATTGCCGATGATCCGGATATCCGTTCCTGGGTGCGCCAGTATACAGCGAGTCAGGGGATTCTGGTCTCCGAGGCCAAGGATGCCCAGCAGGAAAGTGTATACGAGAATTATTATGCGTACCGGGAGCCTGTGCACCGGATGCCGCCGCACCGTATTCTCGCGATCAACCGCGGGGAGCGGGAGAATATCCTCAAGGTCGGTATCGAGGTGGTGCCGGACAAGATTCATGCGTTCATTATCCGCAAGCTGGTGAAGGGGCCTTCTCCGGTCAAGGAGCTGCTGGAAGCGGTGACCGAGGATGCCTACAAGCGGCTGATCGCTCCTTCCGTTGAGCGCGAGGTGCGCGGGGAGATGACCGAGAAGGGGGAGACGCAGGCGATCTCCATCTTCTCTGGCAATCTGCGCAGCCTGCTGCTGCAGCCGCCGGTGAAGGGTCGCCATGTTCTGGGCGTCGACCCGGCTTACCGCACTGGCTGCAAGCTGGCCGTAGTGGACGATACCGGCAAGCTGCTGGAGGTAGCGGTCACGTATCCGACGCCGCCGAACAACAAGAAGCGCGAGGCGGCGGCCAAGTTCAAGGAGCTGATCGCCAAATATGGCATCCAGCTCATCGTGATCGGCAACGGCACCGGCTCGCGGGAGACGGAGCAGTTCACGGCCGAGGTCATTGCCGAGGTCGGCGACCCTGACCTGGCCTACCTGATCGTTAACGAGGCAGGGGCCAGTGTGTATTCGGCCTCCAAGCTGGCGCAGGAGGAGTTCCCGGATCTGGATGTGGCGGAGCGCAGCGCCGCCTCCATCGCCCGCCGCGTGCAGGACCCGCTCGCGGAGCTGGTCAAGATCGACCCGAAGGCCATCGGTGTCGGGCAGTACCAGCACGATGTGTCGCAGAAGCATCTGGAAGAGAGTCTGAGGGGCGTCGTAGAGTCGGCGGTTAACCATGTCGGCGTCGACGTGAATACCGCTTCGGCCTCGCTGCTCTCCTATGTGGCAGGAGTGAATACGACGATTGCCAAGAATATTGTGAAGTTCCGCGAGGAGAACGGCAAGTTCACTACGCGTAAGGCACTGCAGAAGGTGCCTCGCCTGGGTGCGAAATCCTACGAGCAGTGCATCGGGTTCCTGCGTATCCCCGGAGGGGACAATACGCTGGACCGCACGCCGATCCACCCGGAATCCTACGCGGTGGTGGATAAGTTGTTCCGCGAGCTGGGGCTGGATGTGAAGCAGCTTGGTAGCAAGGAGGTTGCAGAGCAGCTAAGCGCTCAGGATGCGGAGGAACTGGCGGTGAAGCTTGCGGTGGGCGTGCCTACGCTGCGCGACATCCTGGAGAGTCTTCAACGTCCGGGCCGCGACCCGCGTGAGGAGCTGCCGCTACCCATCTTCCGCAAGGATGTGCTGAAGATGGAGGACCTGCTGCCCGGTATGGAGATGCAGGGCACGGTACGCAACGTAATCGACTTCGGCGCCTTCGTCGATATCGGGATCAAGAACGACGGGCTGGTGCATATCTCCCAGCTTAGCGGCAGCTATGTGAAGCACCCGATGGATGTGGTCTCCGTTGGCGACAATGTTACCGTATGGGTACTCGGCGTGGATGTGAAGAAGGGCCGCGTCAGCCTGACGATGCGCCAGCCGCGCGAGGCGGCGGGCAGCGGGGAGTAG
- a CDS encoding carbohydrate ABC transporter permease, whose amino-acid sequence MSNSQAAPSQKIKHSGGIADRLYTLVVAVISIAAFIMVAYPLYFIIIASVSNSTMVNQGQVILWPKDINLYGYEQIFKDTRIWQGYKNTIIYTVLGTLLNLLVTLPAAYALSQRKFRARRFIMPLFVITMYFGGGMIPTYLLIRDLNLLNTPWVMIVNGAISVYNLIITRTFFETAIPEELHEAATLDGCSHFRYFISVVVPLSKAVISVITLYYVVGHWNDFFNALLYINTDSLQPLQIVLRNILLSNQAFAGGAGSGAGAGAGSYAQQFADQIKYAVIIVSTVPVLIIYPFIQKYFEKGVMIGAVKG is encoded by the coding sequence ATGTCAAACAGTCAAGCCGCTCCTTCGCAAAAGATTAAGCATTCGGGCGGTATCGCAGACAGGCTGTATACGCTGGTGGTTGCGGTTATAAGCATCGCAGCGTTCATCATGGTCGCGTACCCGCTGTATTTCATCATCATAGCTTCCGTCAGTAACTCTACCATGGTGAATCAGGGACAGGTTATTCTATGGCCCAAGGACATTAACCTGTATGGTTATGAGCAGATATTCAAGGACACCCGGATTTGGCAGGGGTATAAGAATACGATTATTTATACGGTGCTGGGCACGCTGCTCAACCTGCTGGTCACACTCCCTGCGGCGTATGCCTTGTCCCAGCGGAAATTCCGGGCACGCAGATTCATTATGCCGCTATTCGTGATCACGATGTATTTTGGCGGGGGCATGATTCCCACCTATCTGCTTATCCGTGACCTGAATCTGCTGAATACGCCTTGGGTAATGATTGTGAACGGCGCTATTAGTGTATACAATCTGATTATTACAAGGACCTTCTTCGAGACCGCTATACCAGAGGAGCTGCATGAAGCGGCAACCTTGGATGGCTGCTCGCACTTCCGTTACTTCATCTCGGTGGTGGTTCCGCTGTCCAAGGCGGTAATCTCCGTCATCACGCTCTATTATGTGGTGGGTCACTGGAACGACTTCTTCAACGCTCTGCTCTATATCAATACGGATAGCTTACAGCCGCTGCAGATCGTCCTGCGCAATATTCTGTTATCCAATCAGGCGTTCGCGGGCGGAGCCGGATCAGGGGCCGGTGCCGGTGCGGGCAGCTATGCCCAGCAGTTCGCGGATCAGATCAAATATGCGGTCATTATCGTATCGACGGTGCCGGTGCTGATTATCTATCCGTTTATCCAGAAGTACTTCGAGAAGGGTGTAATGATCGGTGCGGTGAAGGGCTGA